In Mycoplasmopsis cynos, the following are encoded in one genomic region:
- a CDS encoding isochorismatase family cysteine hydrolase has product MKKSVVFVIDVLKGFLEKGNLADHRIQKIVPIIKEILNHNPNIFFVCDAHSTNDLEMTQYPIHCLKDTEESKVVEKLNIFVKQDNSNVIYKNTTNSFFHIDKSIYSEYDEFIIVGCCTDICILQFCLTLKVWLNKENIDKKIIVYDNAVETFHNENHNGDMMHKYALELMKNAGIEIKTWE; this is encoded by the coding sequence ATGAAAAAAAGCGTTGTGTTTGTTATTGATGTTTTAAAAGGCTTTTTAGAAAAAGGTAATTTAGCAGATCATAGAATACAAAAAATTGTCCCAATTATTAAAGAAATTTTAAATCATAATCCAAATATTTTCTTTGTTTGCGATGCTCATTCGACAAATGATTTAGAAATGACTCAATATCCAATTCATTGCTTAAAAGATACAGAAGAGTCTAAAGTAGTTGAAAAGTTAAATATTTTTGTAAAACAAGATAATTCTAATGTAATATATAAAAATACTACAAATAGTTTTTTTCACATTGATAAATCAATATACAGTGAATATGATGAATTTATTATTGTAGGTTGTTGCACAGATATTTGTATACTACAATTTTGTCTTACTTTAAAAGTCTGATTAAATAAAGAAAATATTGATAAGAAAATTATTGTTTATGATAATGCGGTTGAAACATTTCACAATGAAAATCATAATGGCGATATGATGCATAAATATGCTCTTGAATTAATGAAAAATGCCGGAATTGAAATAAAAACATGAGAATAG
- the mutM gene encoding DNA-formamidopyrimidine glycosylase yields MPEYPEVTVVQKALNTFVKNRTITQVEVKIDKLIKNASEIEFKKFLINKKISYIENIGKFLVFNFTDSSRLLSHLRMTGKYFIRNINDKNLYAYKHDYIYFYLDNQEVLVYNDQRIFGSFEIINSNDNRTIFEIKNLAKLPGFIDKKILYQRIHKKNISIKKILLDQSLILGIGNIYADESLFACKINPMKKAKDITYEEFSQLLDQAQKIMDHSIKLGGSTVQNYSSVNGISGKFQNNLMVYGRENQICKVCKIGKIKKVKLDYTSNGRGTTFCENCQKE; encoded by the coding sequence ATGCCTGAATATCCAGAAGTTACAGTGGTTCAAAAAGCACTTAATACATTTGTTAAAAATAGAACCATCACACAAGTAGAAGTTAAAATCGATAAATTAATAAAAAATGCTAGTGAAATAGAATTTAAGAAATTTTTGATAAATAAAAAAATTTCTTACATTGAAAATATTGGCAAATTTTTAGTATTTAATTTTACCGATTCTTCTAGATTATTATCACATCTTAGAATGACAGGTAAATATTTTATAAGAAATATAAATGATAAGAATCTTTATGCATATAAACATGATTATATTTATTTTTACTTAGATAATCAAGAGGTTTTAGTTTATAATGATCAAAGAATTTTTGGATCATTTGAAATCATTAACTCAAATGATAACAGAACTATTTTTGAAATAAAAAATTTAGCTAAATTACCAGGATTTATTGATAAAAAAATACTTTATCAAAGAATACATAAAAAGAATATTAGTATTAAGAAAATATTATTAGATCAATCTCTTATTTTAGGTATTGGAAATATTTATGCTGATGAATCCTTGTTTGCTTGTAAAATCAACCCAATGAAAAAAGCAAAAGATATAACTTATGAAGAATTTTCACAGTTGCTCGATCAAGCTCAAAAAATAATGGATCATAGCATAAAATTAGGCGGAAGTACTGTGCAAAATTATAGTTCTGTTAATGGAATATCTGGAAAGTTTCAAAATAACCTAATGGTATATGGTAGAGAAAACCAAATATGTAAAGTTTGCAAAATAGGAAAAATTAAAAAAGTTAAATTAGATTATACTTCTAACGGTCGAGGTACAACTTTTTGCGAAAACTGTCAAAAGGAGTAA
- the deoD gene encoding purine-nucleoside phosphorylase: MTPHINAKKEDIAKTVIMPGDPLRAKYIAETFLDPGFKQVNSVRNMFMFTGTYKGRPITIAGSGMGCPSIGIYSYELFKFYDVDRIIRIGSAGSYKKDLNLYEVVLASEAFGDSTAFRQLVLNKDEQIAHPSSKLNEEIISIANKLGHNLTIGRVHSSDVFYSSVPLDKRIASTDSLCVEMESYALFTNAEVTGKEAACLLTISDNLITHEETTAEERQTAFTKMMEIALELAK, encoded by the coding sequence ATGACACCACATATAAATGCAAAAAAAGAAGACATTGCAAAAACAGTTATTATGCCTGGAGATCCATTAAGAGCTAAATATATTGCTGAAACATTCTTAGATCCTGGATTTAAGCAAGTTAATTCAGTAAGAAATATGTTTATGTTTACCGGAACATATAAAGGTAGACCAATTACAATTGCTGGAAGTGGAATGGGATGTCCTTCAATCGGAATTTACTCATATGAATTATTTAAATTTTATGATGTTGATCGCATTATCAGAATCGGTTCAGCTGGTTCATATAAAAAAGATTTAAATTTATATGAAGTTGTACTCGCTTCTGAAGCTTTTGGTGACAGTACAGCATTTAGACAATTAGTTTTAAATAAAGATGAACAAATTGCTCATCCTTCATCTAAATTAAATGAAGAAATAATTTCAATTGCTAATAAATTAGGTCATAATTTAACAATCGGAAGAGTTCATTCGTCAGATGTATTTTACTCATCAGTTCCATTAGATAAAAGAATTGCATCTACTGATTCACTATGTGTCGAAATGGAATCATATGCTTTATTTACAAATGCAGAAGTAACCGGCAAAGAAGCAGCTTGTTTATTAACAATTAGCGATAATTTAATTACTCATGAAGAAACAACTGCAGAAGAACGTCAAACAGCATTTACAAAAATGATGGAGATTGCTTTAGAATTAGCAAAATAA
- a CDS encoding thymidine phosphorylase, protein MRIVDIIEKKKQNKELTETEIKFLINSYVDGSMPDYQMSAFLMTVVFNSMTSKEIALLTKYMMHSGDVIDLSEIPGIKVDKHSTGGIGDKTTLAVAPIVAACGAPVAKMSGRGLAQTGGTIDKLESIPGFSVELTQRQFIDQVRKHKISVIGQSGKLVPADKKIYALRDVTATVDSIPLIASSIMSKKLATGSNAILLDVKCGNGAFMKDEKSAVELAKTMINIGKELNVDVRAEITNMSRPIGKEIGNKNEVLEAIKTLKGQGPNDFNELVYSSCATILEQAKIANNHEQALKMVQEVISNGKALEKFYEFISLQGGDVEKLKSDDFWVPKYRVLVESQQEGYLEIFDSLTFGLVSMKLGAGRQKKEDVLDFEAGITLNKKTNDYVKTGDILFTLYSSKPIDVNLLTELKQAYRFNQAPVENKIILQKLQ, encoded by the coding sequence ATGCGTATAGTTGATATTATTGAAAAAAAGAAGCAAAATAAGGAATTAACAGAAACAGAAATAAAGTTCCTAATTAATTCTTACGTTGATGGTTCAATGCCTGATTATCAAATGAGCGCTTTTTTAATGACTGTTGTCTTTAACTCAATGACTTCAAAAGAAATTGCATTATTAACTAAATATATGATGCATTCTGGTGATGTTATTGATTTATCGGAAATACCTGGAATTAAAGTAGATAAACATTCAACAGGTGGTATCGGTGATAAAACTACATTAGCTGTTGCGCCAATTGTTGCTGCATGCGGTGCTCCTGTTGCCAAAATGAGCGGAAGAGGTTTGGCACAAACTGGTGGAACAATTGACAAGTTAGAATCAATTCCTGGATTTAGTGTTGAATTAACTCAAAGACAATTTATTGACCAAGTTAGAAAACATAAAATATCTGTTATTGGTCAAAGTGGAAAATTAGTACCAGCAGATAAGAAAATTTATGCATTAAGAGATGTTACAGCCACTGTTGATTCAATTCCTTTAATCGCATCATCGATTATGTCTAAAAAATTAGCAACAGGTTCAAATGCTATTTTATTAGATGTAAAATGTGGTAATGGTGCATTTATGAAAGATGAAAAAAGTGCTGTTGAATTGGCTAAAACAATGATTAATATTGGTAAAGAATTGAATGTTGATGTTAGAGCAGAAATTACCAATATGAGTCGTCCAATTGGAAAAGAAATAGGAAATAAAAATGAAGTTTTAGAAGCAATCAAAACACTTAAGGGTCAAGGCCCAAATGATTTTAATGAATTAGTTTATTCTTCATGTGCAACAATCTTAGAACAAGCTAAAATTGCGAATAACCATGAACAAGCTTTAAAAATGGTGCAAGAAGTTATTTCAAATGGTAAAGCATTAGAAAAATTTTATGAATTTATTAGTCTACAAGGTGGTGATGTAGAAAAATTAAAAAGTGATGATTTTTGAGTTCCGAAATATCGTGTTCTAGTTGAATCGCAACAAGAAGGATACTTGGAAATTTTTGATAGTTTAACTTTTGGTCTAGTTTCGATGAAATTAGGTGCTGGAAGACAGAAAAAAGAAGATGTTCTTGATTTTGAAGCTGGTATTACATTGAATAAAAAAACTAATGATTATGTTAAAACAGGTGATATATTATTTACTCTATATTCATCAAAACCGATTGATGTTAATTTATTAACTGAATTAAAACAAGCATATAGATTTAATCAAGCGCCTGTTGAAAATAAAATTATTTTACAAAAATTACAATAA
- the deoC gene encoding deoxyribose-phosphate aldolase has protein sequence MNYNKMIDHTYLKPEATEKEINKLIDEAKKYGFKTVCVNSSWVKYVSEKLKGSDVQITSVVGFPLGAMITQAKAHETKLAIDHGADEIDMVINIGRFKQGDYEYVLNDIKKVKEACGSHILKVIIETALLTTEEIKKATEIVMKSGAEFIKTSTGFSFRGANLDDVKTMKSVCGDSLLIKAAGGISTIDDLIAMYQAGATRFGTSRSVAIVEGKESKGGY, from the coding sequence ATGAATTACAATAAAATGATAGATCATACATATTTAAAACCTGAGGCAACAGAAAAAGAAATTAATAAATTAATTGATGAAGCGAAAAAATATGGATTTAAAACAGTCTGTGTTAATTCATCATGAGTGAAATATGTATCAGAAAAATTAAAAGGATCAGATGTACAAATTACTAGTGTAGTAGGATTTCCGCTAGGTGCAATGATTACACAGGCAAAAGCACATGAAACAAAATTAGCTATCGATCATGGTGCTGATGAAATTGATATGGTTATTAATATTGGTCGTTTTAAACAAGGTGATTATGAATATGTTTTAAATGATATTAAAAAAGTTAAAGAAGCTTGTGGATCACATATTTTAAAAGTTATTATCGAAACAGCTTTATTAACAACTGAAGAAATTAAAAAGGCAACTGAGATTGTTATGAAATCAGGTGCAGAATTTATCAAAACTTCAACAGGATTTAGCTTTAGAGGTGCTAATTTAGATGATGTTAAAACAATGAAAAGCGTTTGTGGAGATAGTTTATTAATTAAAGCTGCTGGTGGTATTAGTACTATTGATGATTTAATTGCTATGTACCAAGCAGGAGCAACAAGATTTGGTACATCACGTTCTGTAGCTATTGTTGAGGGAAAAGAATCAAAAGGTGGATATTAA